AGTTAGCTTTCGCTAGATCGTATAAACACCTGGTTTCTGAAGCCTCTTGTGAAAACGCTATACCGATTAAAAACAATGCTATACTGTACTTACATAAATGAGAACAGTGGCAATTCTCGGAAAAAAAGGCGGATTTTCCTTCTGCAAAGATGAATTAACAGTCagcaagatttttttaaaaatgacataaaattgaaattagaAGTTATGGGTTGGAAGTAACTTTTTACGAAATAAaaactctaataaaaaatgatagcGATCACTTTACTCTCAATGTGGTTTTATCTTACTTCTGTAGAATCGAGATGTGGTTCGTATTGTCCACCCATCCCATAATTGGCAACCTAAAACATGGAACTACGTTTTGAaatcttttaaattaaattagctgttaaatcaaattttaacataatttaaaaagatttagTAAATTTGGAGGTTATTGCTTCCATTTATATCAAATATCTATATGAAGTATTATGGTAAACCTGAAGCAATTCCGCAGTTTCCATTGATAATCCAGAAACGTCTGATATTCTCTGAGATATCCTAGTAGCAACGCTATCACTGTCAGGTAACCATGCATTTTTACTTATTCTTTGGTCGGAATAGGCACCATTTCTTGTATGAGAAACCCTCGATCTTTCTAGCTGTTTGGGAGCAGTTAACAATACGTTACTTACAAGCGAAAGTGTACATATGCGTAAAAGTCAATAGAAGTTCTGTAAGCAGATGAATTAGATTTGACAGACATTTACCTTTGAAAGACCAAACGCTTTTATTGCGTCCATTTCAGAATTTGAAACAAAGTGATGAAACCGAAGCAGCTGAGGTTCGTGCCAGAGTTCTTCTACCTTGGCAGGCTTCAAAAGAAGTCTTGGATGGTTTCCATTTGTCCATAAATAACACTTCAAACGCTTTAAAACACTCGGTGGCTAAAACAAACGTTAACTCGTAACACAATtaaatatacttttatatACAAAATTCAGTCACATACAaaccaaaaattgtttttggtaCACGACACTTATCAAAATCCAGCTTTACAGTAGGCTACTGCGAAAACCTAAAAAGCAGCCGATGAAAACCAACTGTACAAACGTAAATTTACTTAAAGAGGAACTGAagtcattttttcaacttgttttctaaaattgcacaaaaatacGCTCATTCCGAAAATGTAAACGAAATGTATCTTTTTTCGTTACCGAGTTATTGGCAAAACCGTTTTCAAAAACCTGTTTGGGGAGCGGACGCTGTGACGTCACCTAGTTGGTTGGTTTAGAAGCATGGTTCGAGCGCATACAAGATTAATGAAAAATTGCTGTCAGAATTCGGTAAATGTAGTTAGCGCGTCAGACAGTCTTTTTAATACAGTATTTCCTCAGTAATGGATGATTAACTAACTACAAGAGgcgtttttaattaaacaagtGCTATTTGTATGTGCACTGTGTGACTTTACGAACTATAATTAGGAGCACTCTCTTACTCCACTGTTGGGTCTAGTAGCGCAGAACAGCATAATGCTATAAATTGAGTAGAAGAGGTCCAATAACGAAGCAACATGGTTATGCATTTGACTTTAGGTTTGATCCTACTGTTCTAGCTAGAGGTTACTGTGGCTATATAGCTTCTTTTCACTTCCGCTGTCCTGCTACCTAACTATCAAGTCATTAAGTCAACTTTATTTTTAGTCACTCAGGCAACAGTTATCTTAAACAAAGTATTGTTACATTTGGTAGGACATGAGAGTTTGCATTGATGAACATTATTGAAACGCTTAAAGCCAAATAGTCTAATACAAATGCTGGTGTAAcagcagtggtgggattcaaatattttaacatccggttctctcactagcagcatgacATATTGACCCGGGGCCGATATACACTTAGGTCTATACATTCGCTTGTTATCAACCGGTTCGCggaggtcattaaaattccaagaactgGTTCGCAGGAACCAGTGCAAACCCGCTGAATCCCACCCCTGTGTATCAGGTATATGGTTTCTGAGGACTAGGCTTAGACTACTTAATACTTTTAAGGCCGCAGTGCTTATACAAGAAACacttgtttaattaaaaacccCTAAAATAATTAGTCAACCATCCATTACTgagaaaacattaaaaagaTTGCCCAACGCACTCACTATATTCGCCGAAACGAGTTCTTCAACAGCAATTTTTCATTAATCTTGTATGCGCTTGAACCATGTTTGAAGACCAACCAACTATAGGTGACGTCACAGCGTCCGCTCCCCGCACAGGTTTTTGAAAACGGTTTTGCCAATAACTCGTTAACGAAAAAAGATATAGAAATTTCGTTTATGCATTTTTATCCATAGTtagaaaagtatttttatccattttttaggaaataaGTCGAAAATGACTTCAGTTCCCCTTTAAAGCTAAAATAGTTGGATTTAGCTAAATCAATCATTTCGAAACCtcacaatattttttcttgtgtGGCGACATATTTCCATGTATCTCGTTTGATCCTCAGACAATAATTGGATATTTGAAACTGTTTCATTGTTGTGATTCAGAGCATCTCTTTAATATAACAAAGTAGTAACTTTTATCAACAATAATAACTTAAAGAAATTAAGACACGACATAATCTTGCTTGTACGTATACATGGAAGCTTCAAAAGTATACTAATTATTTATGCTTTGTTTGTATATTTAACATACTTGTAGTATTGCAAATTctttgctattcgttggttTGATTGATCTAGTTGCAACAGTTGCTTCGTTAATTCATATGCTTCCTGCACATTTCCTTGCTGAATttacagaaacaaaataacattgaACAACCACGCATTTTTAAGCCACGAATACaacaatagcaataaaatttaccTTCATTAAACAAAACGCTAAATGATCCAGAAGATCAAATACTGTGAAAGTTGAATAAGAATTTTTATCCATATTTTGCGCCTCCGTCATCCATAAAACACAGATATTATAATTTTTGCCCAAATAAGCCACTCGTCCGATATAAAAGCAGTCATTTGCATTCAAATGCTGTGTTGCAATAAACCCTGTTCAATTATTGCATAAATAAATGTCATACACTATAATTTGTATTATTCTGCACTGTATAAAATCTATCACATATTTGATGgcaaactaaaatattttttttcttcatcaaATATTATCCATAATTATCGTATAATAAGATGAGAAGATTTTCTAAACGAGTTATAGAGATTTCAAAATAGATTAAAACCCTATCCATAAATTTACTccaaacaataacaaatagtGTGTAATGGAATTTTATTCAACACATgcaatttaaagcaaaagagttaaaaaaattttatgttttgcatGTTAGCTTGTGGTTATACATAACAtacaatttcataaaatgcaATTATTTACCAAAAAGTTTACACCTGAagcaattattaaaaaatcaaagtaTGTATACCTTTTATAATTCCTTGAGTAAGTTCGTTTATGTCTAACTGATATGTGTCAAGTAATCGAATCAATGCTTTAGAAGCACCTTCCAAATCAGCAAACATAGGAAACTGCTCcggtttaaacaaaattttatctaAAAATTCTACAAACGACCATAGTTGTATTGAataagtaaaataatttttaatttaatgcaTAATGATACATATCTATAATACACATGCAATATGTTTACACTGCACTTTGCATTCAGATAATTTCGTATATTTACCATGACCCTCATTGATAAGTTGTGCTTCTTGTTGTTCAAAAATAAGACGCTGAAtaagtttaaattgattaattGGATGACCAAGGTACTGagacatattttgttttgctttcaacAAGATTTCTTCATTACTTCTAACAAATCTATCAAAAAATACATCCAAGAAATCAGTTGTTATATTGTGCAAGGTGGTTAGATACTTTATGAAGTTTGATTTAAATGCCTTATtttagattaattattttaactaaaattcAATCTGACGTTTTTTATGCTTTATACATTATatgaaactgtaaaaaataaagcagAATCTGAAGCAACTTAATCAAGTTGCGTCAAACAGCTGTTTGATTTAAAGTAATGAATCGAGTCAAGTTAAGTTAACTCATAATCTTCAAAAAGTTTGCTGTGATTACCCCTACATTTTGCATCAAGTTGTTCTCGTTTATTAAGGTGGTCACCCCAAATCAATCCAAGTTGATAATTTCTTTCAGGTAAGTATCCTGAACTTTTCTAAACATTATCTCTGTTTGTTACTCAAGTactaatttttacttttgcatatttcaaaacataaCGCTAATGATTTCGTACATTTTGCCCAAGTCAAGTTAAGCCATTTTGAAATATGTTGTCATGAGTCACCACAACACTGCTGTGTTGATTAAGTACAAGACTTACTAACCACTATTACGATATTAATCTcatttacaaaacttactCTTTCAACTTCTGTAATTTAGTTTCTTGAAAATCAatatatttgtgaaaaatagaTATGATTTCATTTTCGTGTTTGATCAACTCTTCCATGGC
The Clavelina lepadiformis chromosome 4, kaClaLepa1.1, whole genome shotgun sequence DNA segment above includes these coding regions:
- the LOC143453169 gene encoding prolyl 4-hydroxylase subunit alpha-1-like isoform X1, with translation MKNFCLERWGCFAILAAVALIESGTCDWYSSVDAMEELIKHENEIISIFHKYIDFQETKLQKLKEFVRSNEEILLKAKQNMSQYLGHPINQFKLIQRLIFEQQEAQLINEGHEFLDKILFKPEQFPMFADLEGASKALIRLLDTYQLDINELTQGIIKGFIATQHLNANDCFYIGRVAYLGKNYNICVLWMTEAQNMDKNSYSTFTVFDLLDHLAFCLMKQGNVQEAYELTKQLLQLDQSNQRIAKNLQYYKDALNHNNETVSNIQLLSEDQTRYMEICRHTRKNIPPSVLKRLKCYLWTNGNHPRLLLKPAKVEELWHEPQLLRFHHFVSNSEMDAIKAFGLSKLERSRVSHTRNGAYSDQRISKNAWLPDSDSVATRISQRISDVSGLSMETAELLQVANYGMGGQYEPHLDSTEKENPPFFPRIATVLIYLSDVAYGGSTAFTKAGVAAEPIKGSAVFWFNLNRAGKVDESTMHAGCPVVIGTKWIANKWLGLKGQELVRPCLLSPHAKNRLF
- the LOC143453169 gene encoding prolyl 4-hydroxylase subunit alpha-1-like isoform X3, which translates into the protein MRVMFPMFADLEGASKALIRLLDTYQLDINELTQGIIKGFIATQHLNANDCFYIGRVAYLGKNYNICVLWMTEAQNMDKNSYSTFTVFDLLDHLAFCLMKQGNVQEAYELTKQLLQLDQSNQRIAKNLQYYKDALNHNNETVSNIQLLSEDQTRYMEICRHTRKNIPPSVLKRLKCYLWTNGNHPRLLLKPAKVEELWHEPQLLRFHHFVSNSEMDAIKAFGLSKLERSRVSHTRNGAYSDQRISKNAWLPDSDSVATRISQRISDVSGLSMETAELLQVANYGMGGQYEPHLDSTEKENPPFFPRIATVLIYLSDVAYGGSTAFTKAGVAAEPIKGSAVFWFNLNRAGKVDESTMHAGCPVVIGTKWIANKWLGLKGQELVRPCLLSPHAKNRLF
- the LOC143453169 gene encoding prolyl 4-hydroxylase subunit alpha-1-like isoform X2; amino-acid sequence: MRVMQFPMFADLEGASKALIRLLDTYQLDINELTQGIIKGFIATQHLNANDCFYIGRVAYLGKNYNICVLWMTEAQNMDKNSYSTFTVFDLLDHLAFCLMKQGNVQEAYELTKQLLQLDQSNQRIAKNLQYYKDALNHNNETVSNIQLLSEDQTRYMEICRHTRKNIPPSVLKRLKCYLWTNGNHPRLLLKPAKVEELWHEPQLLRFHHFVSNSEMDAIKAFGLSKLERSRVSHTRNGAYSDQRISKNAWLPDSDSVATRISQRISDVSGLSMETAELLQVANYGMGGQYEPHLDSTEKENPPFFPRIATVLIYLSDVAYGGSTAFTKAGVAAEPIKGSAVFWFNLNRAGKVDESTMHAGCPVVIGTKWIANKWLGLKGQELVRPCLLSPHAKNRLF